A single region of the Leptodactylus fuscus isolate aLepFus1 chromosome 5, aLepFus1.hap2, whole genome shotgun sequence genome encodes:
- the B4GALNT3 gene encoding beta-1,4-N-acetylgalactosaminyltransferase 3 — protein MWGRPLPLKKLQKNFWLLLLLAILLLGIWTVYLQMETYSNGNPINRRYPNWRELGKALAHNNIPAVDPNLQFYRPQRQEEPHESTWNLSVPWKPEFAGRVNLHIFEDWCGSSIQQLRRNLHFPLYPHIRITVSKLAITPQWTNYGLRIFGYLHPPADDEFQFAVSSDDNSEFWLSDDQSVTNLRLLCRVGPAGKQWSAPGEYGKFQEQISTPVRLSTSKRYYFELLHKQDHTGTDHVELAWRQSSVDSPFTLVDSQFLSLFSDDINLPLGNTSLIPLTKASHHTEGSKEHPADILKEDPRDNIYKVHLVSMNRVNSVLPSCTYKPSYLVEGYPLQRYQGLQFVRLTYVYPNDYTRLSHMEKDNECIYQENRQYRNRLKYNKYMKVDRPQPGPADHPGWPEDYNPSDFQYEDTEDQFVDKEDEEEPSEDEIIRQRKLFLVEDENNLPNLMGSDHRRNGRDMDKEGLRHPDPKRSNDHVRQKRETPAAGDSKPRKKKRGQLPIAVNRTHAEVERNGSSVLRNKERPNQNLERNSKDTKVQHNGRKRNVPQEANLHEIQDPQQVHHRKEDSYRRQYINIRNVAQELDRVKMVEIPPEVKIPNRLKVAKRDDVHDGKKIQDKKQKPHWVEENRPKVKLHEDAIKDKDQMLDSQINPRKDQNLGEDNREGPLKVVGKANARGSQMPGFTQNIDVGSQVRPRPGENATPLLRQDYTTSRGPQLRKNGRHEPQDIGWTRPGLDRIEKQNQKHEDHDEQKYVGQKMALEEKVEKSQDSGPDEPGRRRTGHRVEDPDDNQVMKQRPLETTTHLTTVENKDVNRFGARNQVVDADQEEAQNQHKMEGQKREDAMVENEIQPNSDKYIEENPDNTVRDDQEEEGHQVYREDDVVEEEDEELDYPFVFEEPVFWNRTFHVSETDFQLIRSDYIDLQCNTSGNLQLPESEALTIVGSLMKKLNQWHRGMYKLQRIVNIEKRLDYIRGSRYFLDLEFRDRFNRLVRFAHYVFAPSWTGLTDDVRDMRRRLLGPRRRLTANERQVELCWPSGLVWSPQAMVYFIVPVKNQARWVQKFIWDMESLYQATEDPSFSVIIVDFSSTDLDVRNALQRSKLPRYQFVQLEGNFERSAGLQAGIDLVKNPHSILFLCDLHIHFPPSIIDSVRTHTVEGKLVYAPMVMRLDCGASPTWPDGYWEVNGFGLLGIYKSDLDNIGGMNTEEFRERWGGEDWELLDRILHAGLEVERLAVRNFYHHFHSKRGMWNRRTASNVQQNA, from the exons ATGTGGGGTCGCCCGCTGCCTCTGAAGAAGTTGCAGAAAAACTTTTGGCTGTTACTTTTGTTGGCCATTCTTCTCCTGGGGATCTGGACGGTCTATCTGCAGATGGAGACGTATTCCAACGGGAACCCCATCAATCGCA GATACCCCAACTGGAGGGAACTGGGCAAAGCGCTGGCTCACAATAATATCCCGGCAGTGGACCCCAATCTGCAGTTCTACCGGCCGCAGCgacaggaggag CCTCACGAATCTACCTGGAACCTCAGCGTACCCTGGAAACCCGAG TTTGCAGGACGGGTCAATCTCCACATATTTGAAGACTGGTGTGGAAGCAGCATCCAGCAACTCCGCCGAAACCTGCACTTTCCTTTGTACCCTCAT ATTCGTATCACAGTCAGTAAACTGGCGATAACGCCACAATGGACCAACTACGGGCTCCGGATATTCGGTTACCTGCACCCACCTGCCGATG ATGAATTCCAGTTTGCGGTATCTTCCGATGACAACTCCGAGTTTTGGCTCAGCGACGATCAGTCGGTGACAAATTTGCGGCTCCTGTGCCGAGTAGGACCG GCAGGGAAGCAATGGAGCGCCCCAGGGGAATATGGGAAATTTCAAGAACAGATCTCCACACCAGTCAG GTTGTCGACATCCAAGAGATATTACTTTGAATTGTTACATAAACAGGATCATACAGGGACGGATCACGTGGAGCTGGCG TGGCGGCAGTCTTCGGTTGACTCTCCGTTCACTCTGGTAGACTCGCAGTTCCTGTCTCTCTTCTCGG ATGATATAAACCTGCCCCTGGGGAACACATCACTAATACCCCTGACTAAAGCCAGTCATCACACGGAGGGGTCCAAGGAGCACCCGGCGGACATTCTGAAGGAAGATCCTCGAGACAATATCTATAAGG TCCATCTTGTGTCTATGAACCGTGTGAACAGTGTCCTACCCAGCTGCACGTATAAGCCCAGCTACCTGGTGGAGGGATACCCGCTGCAACGCTACCAGGGACTGCAGTTT GTGCGCCTCACATACGTGTACCCCAACGATTACACACGGCTCAGTCACATGGAGAAGGACAATGAGTGCATATACCAGGAGAACCGCCAGTACAGGAACAG GCTGAAATATAATAAGTACATGAAGGTGGACCGACCGCAGCCTGGACCTGCTGACCACCCag GTTGGCCGGAGGACTACAACCCCTCAGATTTCCAGTATGAAGACACAGAGGATCAGTTTGTCGACAAAGAAGACGAAGAAGAACCGAGTGAAGATGAAATAATAAGACAGAGGAAACTTTTCTTAGTAGAAGATGAAAACAACCTGCCCAATTTAATGGGATCTGATCACCGGAGAAATGGGCGAGATATGGACAAGGAAGGTCTAAGACATCCAGATCCAAAAAGATCCAATGACCATGTAAGACAGAAGCGAGAAACCCCGGCTGCCGGTGACTCCAAACCTCGAAAGAAGAAGCGTGGCCAACTCCCAATTGCAGTCAATAGGACCCATGCTGAGGTAGAGAGAAATGGGTCAAGCGTCTTAAGGAATAAGGAAAGACCGAACCAAAATCTAGAAAGAAACAGCAAAGATACAAAGGTGCAACACAATGGTAGGAAAAGGAACGTACCACAAGAGGCAAACCTACATGAGATACAGGATCCACAACAGGTACATCATAGGAAGGAGGATTCCTACAGAAGACAATACATCAACATCCGAAATGTGGCTCAAGAATTGGATCGGGTGAAGATGGTAGAGATACCACCAGAAGTAAAGATACCAAATAGGCTTAAAGTAGCAAAAAGAGACGATGTCCATGACGGAAAGAAGATACAAGACAAAAAGCAAAAACCCCACTGGGTTGAGGAAAATAGACCCAAGGTGAAGCTCCATGAAGATGCAATAAAAGACAAGGATCAGATGCTGGATTCTCAAATAAACCCTAGAAAGGACCAGAACTTAGGAGAAGACAATAGAGAGGGGCCACTCAAAGTTGTGGGGAAAGCGAATGCTCGGGGGTCACAGATGCCTGGATTTACCCAAAATATAGATGTAGGGTCTCAAGTACGTCCTAGACCAGGTGAAAATGCAACACCCCTGCTTAGACAGGACTACACAACATCTAGAGGACCACAACTTCGGAAAAATGGAAGGCATGAACCTCAGGACATTGGGTGGACTAGACCAGGTCTTGATAGAATTGAGAAGCAGAATCAAAAACATGAAGATCATGACGAACAAAAATATGTAGGTCAGAAGATGGCCTTGGAAGAAAAGGTCGAGAAAAGCCAAGACTCTGGACCAGATGAGCCTGGAAGACGGAGAACGGGGCATCGTGTAGAAGACCCTGATGATAACCAGGTTATGAAACAAAGACCTTTAGAGACAACAACCCATTTGACAACAGTGGAAAACAAAGACGTCAATAGATTTGGTGCGAGAAACCAAGTCGTAGATGCGGATCAAGAAGAAGCTCAAAATCAACACAAAATGGAAGGTCAGAAGCGAGAAGATGCGATGGTAGAAAACGAAATACAACCCAACTCAGATAAGTACATAGAGGAAAATCCAGATAATACTGTGAGAGATGATCAGGAGGAGGAAGGTCATCAGGTTTATAGAGAAGACGATGTGGtggaagaggaagatgaggagcTTGATTATCCTTTTGTGTTTGAGGAACCTGTCTTCTGGAATCGGACTTTCCATGTGAGCGAGACAGATTTCCAGCTTATTCGATCAGACTACATCGATCTACAGTGTAATACATCTGGAAATCTCCAGCTGCCAGAAAGCGAAGCCTTGACCATAGTTGGATCTCTTATGAAGAAGCTCAACCAATGGCATCGAGG CATGTACAAGCTCCAGAGGATTGTTAACATAGAGAAGCGCCTGGACTACATTCGCGGGAGTCGATATTTTCTGGACTTGGAGTTTAGGGACAGGTTTAACCGTCTTGTGAGATTTGCTCATTACGTCTTTGCCCCCAGCTGGACCGGACTGACTGATGACGTGAGGGATATGAGGAGGAGGTTGTTGGGGCCACGCCGGAGGCTGACGGCCAATGAGAGGCAGGTGGAGCTGTGCTGGCCTAGTGGTCTGGTCTGGAGCCCACAGGCCATGGTCTATTTTATAGTGCCAG TGAAAAACCAAGCCCGCTGGGTGCAGAAGTTCATCTGGGACATGGAGTCTTTGTACCAGGCCACAGAGGACCCCAGTTTCAGTGTCATCATTGTGGACTTTAGTAGCACCGACCTGGATGTTCGCAACGCCCTGCAACGATCAAAATTACCCCG ATACCAGTTTGTACAACTCGAAGGAAACTTTGAGCGATCTGCGGGCCTCCAGGCTGGCATAGATCTGGTGAAG AACCCTCACAGCATCCTTTTCCTATGTGACCTCCATATACATTTTCCTCCGTCAATCATCGACTCAGTGCGGACTCACACGGTGGAGGGTAAGCTGGTGTACGCGCCCATGGTCATGAGGCTGGACTGCGGAGCTTCTCCTACATGGCCTGACG GATATTGGGAGGTGAATGGGTTCGGCCTGCTGGGAATTTACAAGTCAGACCTGGATAATATCGGAGGAATGAACACTGAAGAATTTCGAGAACGATGGGGAGGAGAAGACTGGGAGCTGCTGGACAG GATTCTCCACGCTGGGCTGGAGGTGGAGCGGTTGGCGGTCAGGAACTTTTACCACCACTTCCACTCCAAGCGCGGCATGTGGAACCGCCGGACAGCATCAAACGTACAGCAGAATGCCTGA